The segment AGCATTACAGGTAATTGCTATAACAATACTCATGGCAATAGGAGCCATAATTTGGCCGACCTTATTAAAAATATTTAAAATTTGTCGTTTCATCGTAAATCCACCGCTAGATATAGACCCGCATCAAGGTAGGCGAGTGATTGAGTCTCATCGCTTTCAAAATACATGTAGTGTCCATAAACATTAGCCCCAGCACTAATCGCCTCAGTAAAACGAAAGGCCATACCAACACCAAGCCCAGGAGTCAGCGTGGCGAAATTTTGAGGTGGTAGAAAGTTTTCTATAAATTTTCGATTAACTAAAATCATCCCTAAGCGACCACTGGTGTTTAAAGTTAACCATTCGTTTATGGGATATTCATATAAAAGTGCTAAACCTAAAGTTAATTCAGTTACCTCAACATTATAATTTAGTTTGCCTAAAGAACGGTCATTGATAGTAAGTGAGCGATTGCCACTGCTGCCTATACCCGCATCAATTTTAAGCCCAAGATGGCGTCTTAATAAATTTGTTAAAGCAAGTTCTAATTTTACAGTGCCTAGATTGGGCAAATATTCTGAGCGTATAGGTGCTGATAAAAAAGTTTGCGTGCCAAGCATCGCTATCAATCTTACGCCGAGTCGCCCTTGACGAATTTCTTCAATGGTTATCACCGCGCCCTTGGCATAGTCATCAGCTAGCGCCAGGCGTTGCATGCCTACAAGTGTAACTTTGGTTGTGCCCTTACCATGAATGTGAATATTTTTAAGCAAAACATGGTCAAGCTCACGTTTTTTTAAAATATAGTCACCATCATCAACAGCGAGACGAACCTCTTCACCAACACTTTTTTCTAATTCAGCAGTTACAGTGCGATGTGCATTATCAAAGAGCACAAAACTGCCAAATAGTTGCTCAGGGAATAATAAGATATGTGAGGCGGTATCTTGACGGGTTAATACAACGTCACCTGCACCACGCATATTAAAGCGAAAAGTCGGATGTTGAATACCTCCGCGACTAGCCACTGTGCGTGCGACAGTTGCACTATAGGCATATGCATAAGCTTCAGAAAGAGTAACGAGCGCATCATTGTTACTATCGGCAGCACCACGAAGGCCACTGGTTATAAAATGAGTGAAGAAAGAACCTTGAATATCATCGGCTTCTTGAGCGTCTTCATTTTCACTTGAAGCACTGATTAGTACTTGTCCAGTTTGCATAGCAGAGTGATCAACTGAAATAGTAATAGGCTGTGAACGAGTAGCACCTTTGAGTAACGTTATACCACCAGCACGACATGCATCTAATAGTGCGACTTGTAATTTTGCCCCCGTAGCTTCTAGTAGTTGTTTTAGTTCAACTAAGGGCAGTTGAGAGTTGCCCAAACGTAATGCACCGTCTTTGGCGTGTCCTGAATAGTAAAAGAGAAATAGGGCAGAGGTATTTGATTTTTCTTGTTGTTGCTTAAGTAGTTTGCGTACTTTGGTAAAGTTTTTACGAAGTTGCTCTACGTTTTGCCCAAGACTAACAATGATATCTTCTTTAGCAAAACCACCAAGGTTTTGCAGAACTTCTTGCATCCGATAAAGATCATTAGCAGTGTAGCGTAAAGGAGTTAAATCCTCACCACCAAAGGGATGGGCAACTAAGAAAGCAACACGGCGTTCGCGGGCATGGTTTGATGAAATTGCGGCATGCGAGATAGTACTTGCCAATAAGAGTATTAAGACTGATACCACAATTTTGAAACCAATACTTTTCATTTTTTTATCAACCAAAATGATGCTTGTTTGACATCATTAGGTAAATTTAATTGACGCGCTTGATTAGGTGAAGATTCATTTAAGGTATTTTGTGCAGCTTTTAAAATAATATCTATTGGTAATGGTTGGGTGGCAAAAACGGCAATAAATTCTTCGCGCCCATGAGTCGAATCTAAGGTGAGTGCAAATGGCAAGGTCTCTGATATATCGGATGTAATTGGTGTCAATTGCTCACCTTGCTCTGGCCAATAACGCAAGACGTTGCCTAGACCATCAATACCAATGATTGCCATGTAAGAAAAATTACCGACATTATAGTAAAGCTGTACTTTAGTGCCAGCAGCAACGATTTCTCCTGCGGTGGCAGGTCGCGATTTTTTATTTGGTTCTTGAATATGCGCTGATAGTGAAATGCTAGAACCTTTAAGGTGCGTTTGAGAATTTATATCTGTACTAACGATTGTAGTACCATTATTGGCAACATTATTATCATTTTGCATGCGATCGCTATTAACAAATAAAATAAAAACAGCAGTAGCACTTGCGGCTAAGGTTAATGATGGCCACCAGGTGCGAATATTAAAAAGGCGTTTTATAGATAATTTTTGTTGATTAATAGCTAATCGTTTTTCATGTTCAACGACAAAAGAACTATACGGAATCTCATTAGTAAAATTTTGTATATCATTTTTTAGATCATTAAGTTGTTCTGCTAATTTCGGATTTTCTGCTAGAGCATGTTCTAGCTCTTGACGTTCAGTATCTGACAGTTCACCAGATAAGTATTGCTCAAGCATAAAACGACTAAATTTGGGCCGATTCATGTTAATGACCTCAACCTATTAGACACAATTAAAACCAAAATCCGAAAATAAATGTGATCTAACGCACATTTTTAATATCGAATTATTACCGACCAAAAGGCTTTGTTTGCATTTAACCTTAAGCATTAAGATTTCTCGTCATTTATTAAATTATCGAAAACTATATCACTATCAATTAACTTTAATTCACGTTGTGCAATCATTAAAAAACGTTGCAGACGTTTACGTAAAGTTGGTTCAGAACAACCGCATGCAGCAGCAGCCTCTTCTTGTTTCATTTCGTCTACATAATAATAAATTGCGGCTTGTTGGATATCTGGTTCTAATTTATCTAAGATAGTATGAATAATTTCGCGGCGTTCAAGTTGATCAGTATCCGAAATACGTGAATTTGCGTCGACTTTTACGGTTTGTTGATAGCGGTCATGCCAGACGGCACGTTTTGTACGTAACAGATTAAGGCAGTAGTTGGTGGTAATTTTTACAACCCAGGTTAATAAAGATGCATTTCCCTTATAACTATTATATTTCTCACATACTTTAATGAATACTTCATGCATAGCGTCATGCGCTTCATAATCATTTTGCAGAAAATATTGGCAACGACGATATATGGCACGCCCATAGCGAATATAAAGGTCGTGAATATCGGGTTGGGCGGCATCCATATACCTCATTGTTACCTGCAATAAATAAAATGCAAGAACCCCGTAGATAATTAACACCTACGGGGTTCAATTAGGTTACTTTTATTTATAAAAAGCTTAATGTTTTGCTGGCAAACTAGTGTCTGCAAAAACACAATCGGCAAGCTCACCAATGAGGCGATTTTGATCAACAAAATCTGGATCGATGGTAGCGTATACTAAAGTAAACTTACTATCCCAACATTCACTAGCGGTAATTATTTCGGCAATTTTAGGTAAGTCACCACCACTAATTCTAACGTCTGAGCGGCCAGCCCCAGTTGCGTCCCAGCGTGACCGAACTTCAAAACGTTCATTAACTGCAGGAACAATAGCGCCTTCTTGTAAATCATTGTTAGCTGAAAACTGAAAATTTCCTGAACCATCTACAAAGCGGTCATAATAATATTGGGCATCATCGATAAGTTCATCGGGGTCTTCGCAAGTACTGAACGAAATGAAACCTACTTCTAGTTTTTGTGGTTCAGTCGCAGTATCATATGAAACATCAAGTTTACCTGTACCACAATTGCGTCCATCAGCAACACCCCAGTTGTCAACAAATAAGGTCATCGTTCCAAAACCATCATTAACCCCAGATGTTTTATCTGCCGTACCACTAATAAGATTTTGGTAACTATCTTCGTTTTCCGGAAGGTTTTTATTTCTAAATGCTAAAGTATAACTATAAATATTAGGTGATTGTTCTATTACTACTAAGCGATACAAACTGGGGTTAAGCGCGTCGCCATCATCCCCAGGCCCCCAAATGGCCTTATTACCGTCAATAGTAGTTGGTGGCAGGGCAATAATATCTTCGAGAATGCTGAATATGCCAACTATTAACACATTAACTGATAAGGTTATCGCACGTGTTAAGGTATAGTATTCGCTTCGTTCGCCTATGGTTAATGCATTGTGATTTTGGCTTTCGGGAGTTTGAATGGTTATCGCTTCACGACTAGGGATAGCACTGCTGAAATTATTGGTTTTTTCCTCTTCTTCTTTGCAGGCAACGCTAGCCAAGATTGATACTAATAAAATGCCATATTTAACTTTCATTTTGGTCTCCTTTAAGAACAAAAGTGATTTTTTCTCGTCACTGCTCAATAGACACGGCAAAAAGAAATTAACGAAAATAAAAATTAATAGCTGGCGCGATTATGGCAATGATGTGTTATGGGTATAGTGATTATGGGGTCAGTAAAAAGAAAAACCATGGCCACGATAAAGCCAGATATTATTATCGAGGGTGCTATCGAGCGAATTACCTACAGCAATGAAGATACAGCTTGGTCGGTCATTAAACTGCAAGTAGCAGGTTGTTTTGAGCCGGTGACCGTGGTGGGTAATTTAATGAGTGTGCAGCCGGGTGAAAATCTGCGCATAGTTGGTGATTGGGTTAACGATAAAAAATATGGTCTGCAATTTAAAGCTCAATCGTATACCACCATAATACCCGCCAATATTGCTGGTATTAAAAAGTATCTTGGTTCAGGCATGATCAAAGGTCTCGGGCCGGTGATGGCCGAGCGTTTAGTCAAACAATTTGGTATTAATACTTTAGATATAATTGAAAATCACTTTAATCGTTTAAGTGAAGTTGAAGGTATTGGTCAAAAACGCAGCCAAATGATTAAAGAAGCGTGGGAGGCGCAAAAACAAATTCGTGAAGTTATGGTGTTTTTGCAGGGCCATGGGGTTTCAACAACCTTGGCAGTAAAAATATTTAAGCGATATGGTCAAAACGCAATCGAAGTTGTTAAAGAAAACCCATATCGTTTGGCCCTAGAAATTTTTGGTATTGGTTTTTTAACTGCTGACAAAATTGCACGCAATCTCGGAATATCTCTTACATCGCCACAACGTGCAGAAGCCGGGGTGTTTCACGTTTTAAATGAGTTAGCTGATGAAGGTCATGTTTGTTATCCGCGCCCAGATTTAATTACATACGCGGCAAAGATGTTAGAAATAGAAGATGAAATTATTGATACGGCAATTAGTAAGTTAGTTGCTACAGAACATTTAGTTGTTGAAAGAAGTCATAAACAAAATAGTTCTTCGCCGAAGGTGTTTTTAAAATCGCTGCATGTTGCTGAAGCAGGTATAGCCAAACATTTATCTGATATGATGCAGATGCCAGTCACTCCGGTAAACATTGATATTGAACGAGCCATTACATGGATTGAACAACAGCAAAATATAAATTTAGCTAATGCTCAACGTGAGGCGATTCGGCGATCGATTGTCAGTAAAGTTTTAGTGGTTACCGGTGGACCAGGCACCGGAAAAACTACTTTAGTCAATAGCATTATTCGGATTTTAGAGAAAAAAGGTCGTAGAATTTTATTAGCAGCTCCCACAGGGCGAGCGGCTAAACGAATGAGTGAAGCTACTGGCTATGAAGCAAAAACTATTCATCGCTTATTAGAATTTAGCCCCAAGAATATGAGTTTTCAGCGTGATAATAATCATCCCTTACCCGCGGATATGGTAATAATTGATGAAGCTTCAATGATTGATACGATTATGGCGTATCATTTAGTTAAAGCCATACCACTGCATGCACAATTAATAATGGTTGGTGATATTGATCAATTACCATCAGTTGGCCCTGGTAATGTTCTTAAAGATATCATTAAATCAGATATTGCCACTTTAGTGCGACTGCAACAAATATTTCGTCAAGCTGAGCGTAGTCTTATTGTGGTTAACGCACATAGAATTAACCACGGTGAGATGCCGTTTTATAAGTCTAACCAGCAAGATGCAGATTTTTATTTTATTGAACGTCAAGAACCCGAAGAGGTTCTCGCAACTATAAAAAGTGTAGTTAAAGATCGCTTGCGAGCCAAATGGGGATTTGATTCTATGCGCGATGTGCAAGTTCTAACCCCTATGCACCGTGGTTTGTTGGGTGCAGGTAATTTAAATATAGAATTACAATCGCTGTTAAATCCCCAAGGTTCGACTATAGTTAGAGGTAGTCGTATATTACGTGTCGGCGATAAGGTAATGCAAATTCGCAATAATTATAACCTTGATGTATATAATGGTGATATTGGTTATGTTGTCGGTATTGATGCCGTCGAACAACTTATATTTGTATCATTTGACGGACGACGCGTGGCCTATGAATACGCGGATAGTGATGAGTTAGTTTTAGCATATGCATGTTCGGTACATAAAGCTCAAGGTAGTGAATATCCATGTATTGTAATGCCGTTACACACCCAGCATTATATGATGTTGCAACGTAACTTATTATATACCGGTATTACTCGCGGTAAAAAGATAGTTATTGTTATTGGGAGTAAAAAAGCTTTGGCAATAGCAGTGCATAACGCTAAAACTAAAAAAAGGGTAACCATGTTAGTACAACGACTACAAAATTGTATTAAAAAAATATCCGCCTGATTTTATCTCTACATTATTATATTTTTTATTGATTAGTTAGCGATGAACCAAAACAAATTAAAATGTCCTGAATTGATTAGTGATAAAATTGATACACCATTAGGGCCGATGATGGCTGGGTTAACATCACGTGGTTTGAGTATGCTTTCGTTTTTAGAAGATAGTGAACATTCAATTGAGGATATTGATGTAAAGCAGCGATGGTCTGGTCAAAGTAAATTTGGCAAGCATGATTTTATAACAATACTTAAAGGGCAACTTGATGAATACTTCAGGGGCGAGCGGCAAATTTTTTCGCTACCCCTTGATTTGTATGGCACAGAATTTCAATGCAACGTTTGGAGAGCATTACTGAAGATTCCTTACGGGGTTTGTTGCTCATATCAAGAACAAGCTAAACGTTTAGGTAAACCTAAAGCTATACGAGCGGTTGCTAATGCTAATCGGCAAAATCGTATTGCTATTATTGTCCCATGTCATCGGGTGATCGGTAAAAATGGTGAACTTACTGGCTATCGCGCAGGTCTTTGGCGCAAACAGCAATTAATTGCGTTAGAGCGGAATGTACAAAAATGAGCAAGCAACTTATATTTAAAATTTTCTAATTTAAAAGAGGGATAACCCCTTTTCATTTTGAACTCGTAATATTGTATAAAGGGGTAGATCTTTAAAAATAATAAACAGGGCCATATGTCAAAAACCAACGAACCCATAAGTTTTACTCTGTTTATATCGCCGTTTTTGGCGCTAATGTTTATTTTTATCATTGTTATTTTGGTGCGTGGGTTTTTAATAAGTCTAACCGATGCCCAAGGTTTTGAACCCGGTGAATTCATAGGCTTAGAAAATTTTAAAGAGATTATAAAAGACGATTGGTTTTGGAAATCAGTTATAAATACTAGCAAATTTGCAGTTGCTTGTATTTTAACCCAAATACCTGCGGGGTTATTATTAGCGAGCGGTCTTAATCAAATCCGCAATAAAAAATTGCAAGGCATGTTGGCGGCAGCATTTTTTATCCCATATTTGATGAATTCAGTCATCATAGCACAGATGTTTAATTTGTTATTTTCAGGTGAGCCCGGTTTAGTTAATTGGTTTCTTGGACTATTACATCTGCCAAACGATTTTCAATGGACTTTTGACCCTCATCTAAGTTTTCCATTGTTAGTTTTTGTTGCTTTTTGGCAAGGTGTAGGTTTGCCTACCATTTATTTTTTAACTTATTATCGCACTATTGATCCCATGCTTTATGAAGCAGCGGCAATAGATGGGGCAACACCTTTTAGAAAGTTTTTTTGCATAACTTTGCCACTCATGCGTCCAGCAATTTTATTTATGGTAGTTACTACTGCAGCAAGCTGTATGTTGATTTTTGACTTAGTGTTTATGCTCTTTCGTCGGGGAGTTGGTGAAAATGTAGTTAGTATAATAATGTATATATATTGGCGAGGATTTTCTGGGGATTTTGAGCTTGGTGTAGCTGCTGCTGCTGGTTGGTTAGCATTTTTTATCATTTTAACGGTTAGCTTAATACAAATAAAAGTAATCGGACTCGGAAAACCCAATGAAAACTAACAATAACAAAATTACCAACTCGTGTTATTTAGGCGCAGATGGTTTTAGAGCTATTGCTTGTTTAGCCATACTTTTTCACCATATTGCTGTTCGTTTATATGAATTTCGTTTGTCTGAAACTGCTTATGAAATACGGGCATTTGCTTTATTAGGGCAATGCGCAATTAGCGCATTTTTAGTTTTAAGTGGTTTTCTGCTCGCACGCCCATTTTTTAACGCATATTTAAATGACGGAGCTTTACCGAGTATAAAACAATATTTTATTAAGCGTGCTGGTCGCATAATGCCTGGGTTTTATTTGGCAATAATTGTTTCTACCATAGTGATGTTTTTTTCCTTACCCAAATTACAATATGTGCTGCCGCGTTTTTTAGCTGGAGTAACTTTTACTTCATCATTTCATTATACCACTTTTTTCCCGGTTGATTTTGTAAATCAACCGTTATGGACAATTAGTATAGTAGTTTTTTGTTCAATACTTTTACCAATAATTATGATGTTGCTATTTCGTTTTGGTAAAAAAAGGTCATTTAGTAAAGTATTATTGGTATGGTTAGCCATAGAAGTATTGATTTTAGTATTTAACCGTTTAATTCACCAATATTTAACACCCGACAATCTAAAACGCGGCGCTGAATTTGGTATGGCAGGTTATGCTAAGTTGCTAATGCCAAACATAAATCCGGTAGCTTTATTTGCGCATTTTTCTATTGGGGTTATTGCAGCAGCAATCGCAATTAAGCTGACAAATATAAATCATTTAAACAAAAAAGTTTTATCTAAAAAAGTCGCCGATTTCATTTCGACAATATTGATTGTAGTGATAGCAATATTACTTTGGAATCTACG is part of the Deltaproteobacteria bacterium genome and harbors:
- a CDS encoding ATP-dependent RecD-like DNA helicase is translated as MATIKPDIIIEGAIERITYSNEDTAWSVIKLQVAGCFEPVTVVGNLMSVQPGENLRIVGDWVNDKKYGLQFKAQSYTTIIPANIAGIKKYLGSGMIKGLGPVMAERLVKQFGINTLDIIENHFNRLSEVEGIGQKRSQMIKEAWEAQKQIREVMVFLQGHGVSTTLAVKIFKRYGQNAIEVVKENPYRLALEIFGIGFLTADKIARNLGISLTSPQRAEAGVFHVLNELADEGHVCYPRPDLITYAAKMLEIEDEIIDTAISKLVATEHLVVERSHKQNSSSPKVFLKSLHVAEAGIAKHLSDMMQMPVTPVNIDIERAITWIEQQQNINLANAQREAIRRSIVSKVLVVTGGPGTGKTTLVNSIIRILEKKGRRILLAAPTGRAAKRMSEATGYEAKTIHRLLEFSPKNMSFQRDNNHPLPADMVIIDEASMIDTIMAYHLVKAIPLHAQLIMVGDIDQLPSVGPGNVLKDIIKSDIATLVRLQQIFRQAERSLIVVNAHRINHGEMPFYKSNQQDADFYFIERQEPEEVLATIKSVVKDRLRAKWGFDSMRDVQVLTPMHRGLLGAGNLNIELQSLLNPQGSTIVRGSRILRVGDKVMQIRNNYNLDVYNGDIGYVVGIDAVEQLIFVSFDGRRVAYEYADSDELVLAYACSVHKAQGSEYPCIVMPLHTQHYMMLQRNLLYTGITRGKKIVIVIGSKKALAIAVHNAKTKKRVTMLVQRLQNCIKKISA
- a CDS encoding caspase family protein, translating into MVSVLILLLASTISHAAISSNHARERRVAFLVAHPFGGEDLTPLRYTANDLYRMQEVLQNLGGFAKEDIIVSLGQNVEQLRKNFTKVRKLLKQQQEKSNTSALFLFYYSGHAKDGALRLGNSQLPLVELKQLLEATGAKLQVALLDACRAGGITLLKGATRSQPITISVDHSAMQTGQVLISASSENEDAQEADDIQGSFFTHFITSGLRGAADSNNDALVTLSEAYAYAYSATVARTVASRGGIQHPTFRFNMRGAGDVVLTRQDTASHILLFPEQLFGSFVLFDNAHRTVTAELEKSVGEEVRLAVDDGDYILKKRELDHVLLKNIHIHGKGTTKVTLVGMQRLALADDYAKGAVITIEEIRQGRLGVRLIAMLGTQTFLSAPIRSEYLPNLGTVKLELALTNLLRRHLGLKIDAGIGSSGNRSLTINDRSLGKLNYNVEVTELTLGLALLYEYPINEWLTLNTSGRLGMILVNRKFIENFLPPQNFATLTPGLGVGMAFRFTEAISAGANVYGHYMYFESDETQSLAYLDAGLYLAVDLR
- a CDS encoding sugar ABC transporter permease — encoded protein: MFIFIIVILVRGFLISLTDAQGFEPGEFIGLENFKEIIKDDWFWKSVINTSKFAVACILTQIPAGLLLASGLNQIRNKKLQGMLAAAFFIPYLMNSVIIAQMFNLLFSGEPGLVNWFLGLLHLPNDFQWTFDPHLSFPLLVFVAFWQGVGLPTIYFLTYYRTIDPMLYEAAAIDGATPFRKFFCITLPLMRPAILFMVVTTAASCMLIFDLVFMLFRRGVGENVVSIIMYIYWRGFSGDFELGVAAAAGWLAFFIILTVSLIQIKVIGLGKPNEN
- a CDS encoding sigma-70 family RNA polymerase sigma factor; the encoded protein is MDAAQPDIHDLYIRYGRAIYRRCQYFLQNDYEAHDAMHEVFIKVCEKYNSYKGNASLLTWVVKITTNYCLNLLRTKRAVWHDRYQQTVKVDANSRISDTDQLERREIIHTILDKLEPDIQQAAIYYYVDEMKQEEAAAACGCSEPTLRKRLQRFLMIAQRELKLIDSDIVFDNLINDEKS
- a CDS encoding methylated-DNA--[protein]-cysteine S-methyltransferase, translating into MMAGLTSRGLSMLSFLEDSEHSIEDIDVKQRWSGQSKFGKHDFITILKGQLDEYFRGERQIFSLPLDLYGTEFQCNVWRALLKIPYGVCCSYQEQAKRLGKPKAIRAVANANRQNRIAIIVPCHRVIGKNGELTGYRAGLWRKQQLIALERNVQK